The genomic interval GAAGCCCTCGGAGACCACACCGCTCACCGCACTCGCCTGTCACACCCTGCTGCGCCGGGCCGCCGCCGATGTCGGCGCCGATCCCGAAGTGCACCAGGTGATTCAGGGCAACGCCGAGGTCGGCGCCCGGCTGGTCGACGATGAGCGGGTGGCGCTGCTGAGCGCGACGGGCTCGGTACGGATGGGCAAGATCGTCGCCCCGCGGGTGGCGGCGCGCTTCGGACGATGCCTGCTCGAGCTCGGTGGCAACAATGCGGCGATCGTCACGCCGTCGGCCGATCTGGAACTGGCCGCGCGCGGCATCGTGTTCTCGGCGGCGGGCACGGCCGGGCAGCGCTGCACCACGCTGCGACGGCTGATCGTGCACGCCGACGTGACGGGCCCGCTGCTGGACCGCATCGCCAAGGCGTATGACCAACTGCGCGTGGGCAATCCGCTCGACGACGGTGTGCTCGTCGGCCCGCTGATCGACCAGCGGTCCTACGCCGGCATGCGGGACGCGCTCGATCGTGCTCTGGGCGATGGCGGCGAATTGGTCTGCGGCGGTGAGCGCGTCGACGCCTTCGGCGACGACGCCTACTACGTGCGCCCGGCCGTCGTCCGGATGCCCGCCCAGACCGCGGTCGTGCGCGAGGAGACCTTCGCACCCATCCTCTACGTGCTGACCTATCGGGACCTCGAGCACGCCATCGAGCTGCACAACGGTGTGCCGCAGGGACTTTCGTCCTCGATCTTCACCACGAACCAGCGCGAGGCGGAACGCTTCCTGTCCGCCGACGGCTCGGACTGCGGTATCGCCAACGTCAATATCGGCACCTCCGGCGCGGAGATCGGCGGCGCGTTCGGCGGCGAGAAGCAGACCGGCGGCGGGCGCGAATCCGGCTCGGATTCCTGGAAGGCCTACATGCGCCGCGCCACCAACACGATCAACTACTCCGCCGATCTCCCCCTGGCCCAAGGCATCCAGTTCGGCTGAAAAGCCGCCCGACCAGGCGATTAGGCACTCCTC from Nocardia goodfellowii carries:
- the amaB gene encoding L-piperidine-6-carboxylate dehydrogenase produces the protein MTNTIGDQLTKELSERAAALLRGFGAEIPAPGELTARTPITGGTLLTLPADRLDAVDAAISRAANAFRTWRTVPAPVRAALVRRLAELLTEHKTELGELVTLEAGKIGPEAVGEVQEMIDICEFALGLSRQLYGYTMPSERPGHRLMETWHPLGVVGVISAFNFPVAVWAWNTALALVCGDTVVWKPSETTPLTALACHTLLRRAAADVGADPEVHQVIQGNAEVGARLVDDERVALLSATGSVRMGKIVAPRVAARFGRCLLELGGNNAAIVTPSADLELAARGIVFSAAGTAGQRCTTLRRLIVHADVTGPLLDRIAKAYDQLRVGNPLDDGVLVGPLIDQRSYAGMRDALDRALGDGGELVCGGERVDAFGDDAYYVRPAVVRMPAQTAVVREETFAPILYVLTYRDLEHAIELHNGVPQGLSSSIFTTNQREAERFLSADGSDCGIANVNIGTSGAEIGGAFGGEKQTGGGRESGSDSWKAYMRRATNTINYSADLPLAQGIQFG